A part of Eubacterium sp. AB3007 genomic DNA contains:
- a CDS encoding DUF1934 domain-containing protein — protein MQDIMLTIIGRQFAGDEAEDRMEFVTEGKLYRRGEATYLVYDESEFSGFPGCKTSLRVKGDTMRMKRIGADTGYGLEMEFQEGKRFQSSYQTPYGEMDMEVFTTRVKNALSEEGTGSVEVDYDVSIGGMAEGKNELRIEVK, from the coding sequence GTGCAGGATATCATGTTGACGATCATCGGCAGGCAGTTTGCCGGCGATGAGGCAGAGGATAGAATGGAATTCGTAACAGAAGGGAAGCTTTACCGGCGAGGTGAGGCGACGTATCTGGTCTACGACGAGAGTGAGTTTTCCGGGTTTCCGGGATGCAAGACAAGCCTGAGAGTGAAGGGCGATACCATGCGGATGAAACGCATCGGCGCAGACACCGGTTATGGGCTGGAGATGGAGTTCCAGGAGGGGAAACGTTTCCAGAGCAGTTACCAGACTCCCTACGGAGAGATGGATATGGAGGTGTTCACCACGCGGGTGAAGAATGCTTTGTCCGAGGAGGGCACCGGCAGCGTGGAGGTGGATTACGACGTGAGCATCGGCGGCATGGCAGAAGGGAAGAACGAACTTCGGATCGAAGTGAAATAA
- a CDS encoding homoserine dehydrogenase: MDRIRIALIGYGNVGQAFARMLVRKQEYIRKTFGKEAVITAICTRRRGGILQPEGIDTSAVSDAMFDKALDAFAILDSGEYDVMAELSPINIMTGQPATDHIRCAMNLGKHVITANKGPIAWHYRELRDLSREKGVVFCQEATVMDGVPVYNLAKETLMGCRITEVSGILNATTNFILTEMEKGVSYEDAVEEGRRQGFVEADPSMDVDGWDAAAKLTALMNVLMDVRITPLDIRRTGIGGITREDLEAARTQGKKIKLLCRGRMVDGQPVGTVEPTLVEEGSLPAIMDATSSYVTVTTDLMGGVTVIEEPFEPEIDHTAYGVLSDLLRILRETAGARVE, from the coding sequence ATGGATAGGATTCGGATCGCGTTGATCGGGTACGGGAATGTAGGACAAGCCTTTGCCCGGATGCTGGTGCGAAAGCAGGAGTATATCCGGAAGACTTTCGGAAAGGAGGCAGTGATCACCGCCATCTGTACCCGGCGGAGAGGAGGGATCCTGCAGCCGGAGGGGATCGATACGTCGGCAGTTTCAGATGCCATGTTTGACAAAGCCCTGGACGCTTTTGCTATCCTGGACTCTGGAGAATACGATGTGATGGCGGAACTGAGTCCCATCAACATCATGACAGGTCAGCCGGCCACCGATCACATCCGCTGCGCCATGAACCTGGGAAAACACGTCATCACCGCCAACAAGGGTCCTATCGCCTGGCACTACCGGGAACTGAGGGATCTGTCCAGAGAAAAGGGCGTGGTGTTCTGTCAGGAGGCAACGGTGATGGACGGGGTGCCGGTCTACAATCTGGCGAAGGAGACACTGATGGGATGTCGGATCACCGAGGTCAGCGGGATCCTCAATGCTACCACCAACTTCATCCTGACGGAGATGGAAAAGGGAGTGAGTTACGAGGACGCTGTGGAAGAGGGGCGTCGGCAGGGCTTTGTGGAAGCGGATCCATCTATGGACGTGGACGGGTGGGATGCGGCTGCCAAGCTCACCGCGCTGATGAATGTATTGATGGATGTGCGCATCACCCCCTTGGACATCCGGCGGACCGGCATCGGAGGGATCACCAGGGAAGATCTGGAGGCCGCCCGGACTCAGGGGAAGAAGATCAAGTTGCTTTGCCGCGGGCGGATGGTGGACGGGCAGCCGGTGGGCACCGTGGAGCCGACGCTGGTTGAGGAGGGCTCTCTGCCGGCGATCATGGATGCCACTTCCTCTTACGTGACCGTGACCACGGATCTAATGGGAGGTGTTACTGTCATCGAGGAGCCTTTCGAGCCGGAGATCGACCATACGGCTTACGGTGTGTTGAGTGATCTGTTACGGATCCTGAGGGAGACTGCCGGAGCCCGGGTAGAATAG
- a CDS encoding DUF1846 domain-containing protein: MKIGFSAEKYIEEQSKYIRERLNHENSQRLYLEFGGKLVHDKHAARVLPGFDENAKVKLLQKLKDEAEIIICIYSGDITTAKTRHDFGITYDLEVLRLIDTFRAYDLEINSVVVTRYEDAPAVNMFMSKLERRGIRTYKHDFTKGYPTDVDTIVSDEGYGANPFIEVTKPLVVVTGPGGGSGKLATCLSQLYHDYRRGVKARYAKFETFPIWNLPLKHPVNIAYEAATADLRDVNQIDSFHLEAYGETAVNYNRDMEVFPVVKRIIEKITGKAEYLSPTDMGVNRAGFGIIDDEVCREAACQEIIRRYLIAEVDYKKGKISESALERAKLLMKEVGMEPEDRPVVQPARDYLERKRQELGAQENLVGFAIEMPDGKIITGRSSSLMVAAASSVLNSIKYLAGYPDPLLLITEQVLEASQKMKTEILRSDRKALNVEEVMIALSISSTQNPAAEVASSKLELLRGCKAHCTAILSDHDEQTLQSMGLDVTCDPEYVTTNLYTN; the protein is encoded by the coding sequence ATGAAGATCGGATTCAGTGCAGAGAAGTATATCGAAGAGCAGTCCAAGTATATCCGGGAGAGACTCAATCACGAGAACAGCCAGCGGCTGTACCTGGAGTTCGGCGGCAAACTGGTGCACGACAAGCATGCGGCAAGAGTGCTCCCCGGGTTTGACGAGAATGCCAAGGTCAAGCTTCTGCAGAAATTGAAGGACGAAGCGGAGATCATCATCTGCATCTATTCCGGCGACATTACCACTGCCAAGACTCGCCACGATTTTGGCATCACCTATGACCTGGAGGTGCTCCGTCTGATCGATACCTTCCGGGCCTATGACCTGGAGATCAATAGTGTGGTGGTCACACGGTACGAGGATGCGCCGGCGGTTAACATGTTCATGAGCAAGCTGGAGCGCCGCGGGATCCGCACCTACAAGCACGACTTCACCAAGGGGTATCCGACGGATGTGGATACCATCGTCAGCGACGAGGGATACGGGGCGAACCCGTTCATCGAAGTGACCAAGCCGTTGGTGGTGGTCACAGGGCCGGGAGGCGGCAGCGGCAAACTGGCTACCTGCCTGTCCCAGCTTTATCACGATTACCGCCGCGGGGTGAAGGCCAGATACGCCAAGTTCGAGACCTTCCCCATCTGGAATCTCCCGCTGAAGCACCCTGTGAACATCGCCTATGAGGCGGCTACGGCAGATCTGCGGGACGTGAATCAGATTGATTCCTTCCATCTGGAAGCCTATGGAGAGACAGCCGTCAACTACAACCGCGATATGGAAGTGTTCCCGGTGGTCAAGCGGATCATCGAGAAGATCACCGGCAAGGCGGAGTACCTGTCCCCTACCGATATGGGGGTCAACCGGGCAGGATTTGGGATCATCGACGATGAGGTATGTCGGGAGGCGGCCTGTCAGGAGATCATCCGCAGATATCTGATCGCCGAGGTGGATTACAAGAAGGGCAAGATCTCTGAGTCCGCACTGGAGCGGGCCAAGCTCCTGATGAAAGAAGTCGGCATGGAACCGGAGGACAGACCGGTGGTACAGCCGGCCAGAGACTATCTGGAGCGCAAGCGGCAGGAACTGGGGGCGCAGGAGAACCTGGTCGGATTTGCCATCGAGATGCCTGACGGGAAGATCATCACCGGAAGAAGCTCCAGCCTGATGGTGGCGGCGGCTTCCTCGGTTCTGAACAGTATCAAGTATCTGGCAGGGTATCCGGATCCGCTGCTGCTGATCACAGAACAGGTTCTGGAGGCTTCCCAGAAGATGAAGACGGAGATCCTGCGGTCCGACCGCAAGGCACTGAACGTGGAGGAGGTCATGATCGCCCTCTCCATCTCCAGTACACAGAATCCGGCAGCAGAAGTTGCCAGTTCCAAACTGGAGCTGCTGCGCGGATGCAAGGCGCACTGTACCGCCATCCTGTCGGATCACGACGAGCAGACACTGCAGTCCATGGGCCTGGATGTTACCTGCGATCCGGAGTACGTCACGACGAACCTTTATACGAACTGA
- a CDS encoding 3-hydroxybutyryl-CoA dehydrogenase, whose amino-acid sequence MKKIGVLGTGTMGAGIVQVLALHGYEVVMRARRQTSIDGGLAKVEKNLAKMVKKEKITQEKMDETMKLINGSTDLSIIADADLVIEASTEDKEAKKALLKEVDELTGPDCIIASNTSSLSITDIAMATSKPDKVVGMHFFNPVPAMKLVEIINGLLTSEETNKVVTDLAVELGKTPVQVKEAPGFVVNRILIPMINEGIAILNEGIASAEDIDTAMKLGCNHPMGPLALGDLIGLDVCLAIMEVLYTEFGDPKYRPNILLKQMVAAGKLGMKTGQGFFDYSK is encoded by the coding sequence ATGAAAAAGATTGGTGTTTTAGGAACTGGCACTATGGGTGCTGGAATCGTTCAGGTACTGGCTCTGCACGGCTATGAGGTCGTTATGAGAGCAAGACGTCAGACTTCCATCGACGGTGGCCTGGCTAAGGTCGAGAAGAACCTGGCTAAGATGGTCAAGAAGGAGAAGATCACCCAGGAGAAGATGGATGAGACCATGAAGCTGATCAATGGTTCCACAGATCTGAGCATCATCGCTGATGCTGACCTGGTAATCGAGGCATCCACCGAGGATAAGGAAGCCAAGAAGGCTCTGCTGAAGGAAGTTGACGAGCTGACCGGCCCGGATTGCATCATCGCATCCAACACGTCCTCCCTGTCCATTACAGATATCGCTATGGCAACAAGCAAGCCGGACAAGGTAGTCGGCATGCATTTCTTCAATCCTGTTCCGGCTATGAAGCTGGTTGAGATCATCAACGGTCTGCTGACTTCTGAGGAGACCAACAAGGTCGTCACCGATCTGGCCGTAGAGTTGGGCAAGACTCCGGTACAGGTGAAGGAAGCTCCGGGATTCGTTGTCAACAGAATCCTGATCCCGATGATCAACGAGGGAATCGCTATCCTGAACGAGGGTATCGCTTCCGCAGAGGATATCGACACTGCTATGAAACTGGGATGCAACCACCCGATGGGACCTCTGGCTCTGGGCGACCTGATCGGACTGGACGTCTGCCTGGCCATCATGGAAGTACTGTACACCGAGTTTGGCGATCCGAAATATCGTCCGAACATCCTGCTGAAGCAGATGGTAGCTGCTGGCAAGCTGGGAATGAAGACCGGACAGGGCTTCTTCGATTACAGCAAATAA
- a CDS encoding sigma-54-dependent Fis family transcriptional regulator yields the protein MNRSMEYDVRRVLEPQHVLPVSAWKLDNGRKIEPYEVRIEIKKIHIEGTSFKQICLEANDNDDRIRQKIMDIVIRRGKLHNPVTDTGGLFYGVIREIGSEYSNQDGFKVGDEVVCNTSTTSIPAYIDRVGAIDRAFGQVDAEGYAIIYERISMVKVKDDIPIDLMMYALNESGTLLKISSIAVGKKKFLVVGNNILMNIIYGYAIRKVAREDSEIICLLDRKSDVLFRGSSMDKLMEMVFTEVRSVDILKPMEAMEDLEKRMPFDLSVNCADIPGAETINILATKEGGTVVFANLINNYNIALYITEYISRQMDIRCADGYMESYERFDEDLVRDIAPYVEKAVKTTVGLNDDPSYPINRESRLREVSGQRKTMLEDFVCESRAMASVLDEILTVSKYDCNVLITGDTGVGKEKVANIIYKNSSRKVQPLVKINCASILPDMIETAFFGVEEADGPRKGYFEMADNGVIFLDDVGELKMDMQAKLLRVIQDGEFYRVGGNVPVKTSVRILSATNRNLEEMIEKGEFRRDLYYRLNVVGIRVPSLKERTGDIPALVAHFLGKYGERFDMKRDIDRDAVEYLKQFEWQGNIRELENMVQRLMISATSEHITLIDVMKEIHGDVFETSALEESNRKSEEQVIDLEKMVQNFEKNILRHACEQYGSTRKIARAVGISQTQLVRKKKKYGL from the coding sequence ATGAACCGGAGTATGGAATACGATGTCAGGCGTGTGCTGGAGCCGCAGCATGTGCTCCCAGTCTCCGCCTGGAAATTAGACAACGGAAGGAAGATCGAGCCTTACGAGGTGCGGATCGAGATCAAGAAGATTCATATCGAAGGGACGAGTTTCAAACAGATCTGTCTGGAAGCGAATGACAATGACGATAGGATCCGACAGAAAATCATGGATATCGTGATCCGACGGGGGAAACTGCACAATCCGGTGACGGATACGGGGGGCCTGTTTTACGGTGTGATCCGGGAGATCGGAAGCGAGTATAGCAACCAGGACGGGTTCAAGGTGGGCGATGAGGTGGTCTGCAATACGTCCACCACATCCATCCCTGCTTATATCGACCGGGTGGGGGCTATCGACCGGGCCTTTGGGCAGGTGGATGCGGAAGGATATGCTATCATTTATGAACGTATCTCAATGGTCAAGGTTAAGGATGACATTCCCATCGACCTGATGATGTATGCGTTGAATGAGTCGGGTACATTGCTGAAGATCAGCAGCATCGCCGTCGGAAAGAAAAAGTTTCTGGTGGTGGGGAACAACATCCTCATGAACATCATCTATGGGTATGCTATACGAAAGGTGGCCAGAGAGGACTCTGAGATCATCTGCCTGCTTGACAGGAAATCCGATGTACTCTTTCGGGGGAGTTCTATGGATAAGCTCATGGAGATGGTGTTTACGGAGGTCCGTTCGGTGGATATCCTGAAACCCATGGAGGCTATGGAGGATCTGGAGAAGCGAATGCCCTTTGATCTATCGGTCAATTGCGCAGATATACCCGGCGCGGAGACCATCAACATCCTGGCCACCAAGGAGGGCGGAACCGTAGTGTTTGCCAATCTGATCAACAACTACAACATTGCCCTCTATATTACAGAATACATATCCAGGCAGATGGACATTCGGTGTGCGGATGGATATATGGAGAGCTACGAGCGGTTCGATGAGGACCTGGTGCGAGACATTGCGCCTTACGTGGAGAAGGCGGTGAAGACCACCGTTGGTTTAAATGACGATCCTTCCTATCCCATCAATCGGGAGTCCAGATTGCGAGAGGTATCCGGGCAGAGGAAGACCATGCTGGAAGACTTTGTCTGTGAGAGCCGGGCCATGGCATCGGTACTGGACGAGATCCTCACCGTCTCCAAGTACGATTGCAACGTATTGATCACCGGGGATACCGGCGTGGGCAAGGAGAAGGTGGCCAACATCATCTACAAGAACAGCAGCAGGAAGGTACAGCCGCTGGTGAAGATCAACTGCGCTTCGATTCTGCCGGACATGATCGAGACCGCCTTTTTCGGTGTGGAGGAGGCAGATGGCCCGCGGAAGGGTTATTTTGAGATGGCGGACAACGGCGTGATCTTTCTGGATGACGTAGGCGAATTGAAGATGGATATGCAGGCCAAGCTGCTGCGTGTGATCCAGGACGGAGAGTTTTATCGGGTGGGGGGCAATGTACCTGTCAAGACAAGTGTCCGTATCCTTTCGGCTACCAACCGGAATCTGGAAGAGATGATCGAAAAGGGAGAATTCCGTCGGGATCTCTACTACCGCCTGAACGTGGTGGGGATCCGGGTACCAAGTCTAAAGGAACGAACAGGAGATATCCCGGCGTTGGTCGCACACTTCCTGGGCAAGTATGGAGAGCGTTTCGACATGAAGAGGGATATCGACCGTGACGCGGTGGAATACCTGAAACAGTTTGAGTGGCAGGGCAACATCCGTGAGCTGGAGAACATGGTCCAGCGGCTGATGATCAGCGCTACATCGGAACACATCACGCTCATAGATGTAATGAAAGAGATACACGGAGATGTGTTCGAGACCAGTGCGTTGGAGGAGAGTAACCGGAAGAGCGAGGAGCAGGTGATCGATCTGGAGAAGATGGTCCAGAATTTTGAGAAGAACATTCTGCGGCATGCATGCGAGCAGTATGGTTCCACCAGGAAGATCGCCCGGGCGGTAGGGATCAGCCAGACACAGCTTGTGCGTAAGAAAAAGAAATACGGTCTTTAG
- the ablA gene encoding lysine 2,3-aminomutase has protein sequence MAIRNWKDIPLFKDVTDEQWNDWHWQVAHRLSTTEEIAQVINLTPEEREEIDKVIGGFRVGITPYYASLMDPDDPRCPIRMQAVPTLKEMHRSEADDADPLHEDADSPAPGLTHRYPDRVLFLITDQCSMYCRHCTRRRLAGETDGARSREDIDACIEYIRKTPQVRDVLLSGGDALCVEDDTLEYIISELRKIDHVEIVRLGSRTPVVMPQRITDDLVNMLKKYHPIWLNTHFNHPKEMTPTAMEALRKLADAGIPLGNQSVLLRGVNDCKHIMRELVHELVKNRVRPYYIYICDLSVGIEHFRTSVAKGVEIIEGLRGHTSGYCVPTFVVDAPGGGGKTPVQPQYVISETPDKVILRNYEGVITTYTQPRLPDLPCTCDYCTGKKTYKYQGVSALGEGLQIKSMEPSNLARHERNKH, from the coding sequence ATGGCTATCAGAAATTGGAAAGACATCCCTCTGTTCAAGGACGTTACCGATGAACAGTGGAACGACTGGCATTGGCAGGTCGCACATAGACTGTCCACAACAGAGGAGATCGCACAGGTTATCAACCTGACACCAGAAGAGAGAGAAGAGATCGACAAGGTCATCGGCGGATTCAGAGTCGGCATCACCCCGTACTACGCTTCCCTGATGGATCCTGATGATCCAAGATGTCCGATCAGAATGCAGGCTGTGCCGACCCTGAAGGAGATGCACAGATCTGAGGCAGATGACGCTGATCCGCTGCACGAGGATGCAGACTCCCCGGCTCCAGGACTGACCCACAGATATCCGGACAGAGTCCTCTTCCTGATTACTGACCAGTGTTCCATGTACTGCCGTCACTGCACCAGAAGAAGACTGGCCGGTGAGACAGATGGTGCAAGATCCAGAGAAGACATCGATGCATGTATCGAGTACATCCGCAAGACCCCGCAGGTCAGAGACGTCCTGCTGTCCGGCGGAGATGCTCTGTGCGTTGAGGATGATACCCTGGAGTACATCATCAGCGAGCTGAGAAAGATCGATCACGTGGAGATCGTAAGACTGGGCTCCAGAACACCTGTGGTTATGCCGCAGAGAATCACCGATGATCTGGTCAACATGCTGAAGAAGTATCATCCGATCTGGCTGAACACACACTTCAATCACCCGAAGGAAATGACTCCGACCGCTATGGAAGCTCTGCGCAAGCTGGCTGACGCCGGTATCCCTCTGGGCAACCAGTCCGTACTGCTGAGAGGCGTCAACGACTGCAAGCACATCATGAGAGAGCTGGTACACGAGCTGGTCAAGAACAGAGTTCGTCCGTACTACATCTACATCTGCGACCTGTCCGTAGGTATCGAGCACTTCAGAACCTCCGTGGCTAAGGGCGTTGAGATCATCGAGGGCCTGAGAGGCCACACCTCCGGTTACTGCGTACCGACCTTTGTGGTCGATGCTCCGGGAGGCGGCGGAAAGACTCCGGTACAGCCGCAGTATGTGATCTCCGAGACACCGGACAAGGTGATCCTGAGAAACTACGAAGGCGTTATCACTACTTACACCCAGCCGAGACTGCCGGATCTTCCGTGCACCTGCGACTACTGCACAGGCAAGAAGACCTACAAGTATCAGGGTGTGTCCGCTCTGGGCGAGGGACTCCAGATCAAATCCATGGAGCCTTCCAACCTGGCAAGACACGAGAGAAACAAGCACTAA
- a CDS encoding zinc-binding dehydrogenase: MKKGNPYGTHRVISPKGVLPQPADVIDNDMEIYDNEVKINVQTLNIDSASFTEICKQVLNKKPAEIETQEEKDKVAECMKGIVAKAGKHKNPWTGSGGMLIGTVEEIGPEWKGDLKVGDKIATLVSLSLTPLVIDEILEMRPAIDQVDIKGHAILFQSGIYAKLPDDMEDGLALSALDVAGAPAQAAKLCQLGQTVLVIGGGGKSGLLCLYEAKKRVGVTGKVICAAGSQKSEDRARNLDLADEYFHIDATDAVGMYEKIMELTNGELCDVVINCVSIENTEMASILSCKDDGTVYFFSMATSFTKAALGAEGVGKDVNMIIGNGYTKGHADVTLQVLREHEGLRKLFQEMYA, encoded by the coding sequence ATGAAAAAAGGAAACCCATATGGAACACACAGAGTCATTTCACCGAAGGGCGTTCTGCCACAGCCAGCAGACGTTATCGATAACGATATGGAGATCTATGACAACGAAGTTAAGATCAACGTTCAGACTCTGAACATTGACTCCGCTTCCTTCACCGAGATCTGCAAGCAGGTTCTGAACAAGAAGCCGGCTGAGATCGAGACTCAGGAAGAGAAGGACAAGGTTGCTGAGTGCATGAAGGGCATCGTTGCCAAAGCTGGAAAGCACAAGAACCCTTGGACTGGTTCCGGCGGAATGCTGATCGGTACTGTTGAGGAAATCGGACCTGAATGGAAGGGAGACCTGAAGGTTGGTGACAAGATCGCTACACTGGTATCTCTGTCCCTGACTCCGCTGGTAATCGACGAGATCCTGGAGATGAGACCGGCTATCGACCAGGTTGACATCAAGGGTCACGCAATCCTGTTCCAGAGCGGCATCTATGCAAAGCTGCCTGATGACATGGAAGATGGACTGGCTCTGTCCGCACTGGACGTTGCAGGAGCTCCGGCTCAGGCTGCTAAGCTGTGCCAGCTTGGCCAGACTGTACTGGTTATCGGTGGCGGCGGAAAGTCCGGACTGCTGTGCCTGTACGAAGCTAAGAAGAGAGTTGGCGTTACTGGTAAGGTTATCTGCGCTGCAGGATCCCAGAAATCCGAAGACAGAGCTCGCAACCTGGATCTGGCTGACGAGTACTTCCACATCGACGCTACCGATGCAGTTGGAATGTACGAGAAGATTATGGAGCTGACCAACGGCGAACTGTGCGACGTAGTTATCAACTGCGTAAGCATCGAGAACACTGAGATGGCTTCCATCCTGTCCTGCAAGGACGACGGAACCGTTTACTTCTTCTCCATGGCTACCAGCTTCACCAAGGCTGCTCTGGGAGCAGAGGGTGTTGGCAAAGACGTTAACATGATCATTGGTAACGGATACACCAAGGGCCACGCAGACGTTACTCTGCAGGTTCTGAGAGAGCACGAAGGCCTGAGAAAGCTCTTCCAGGAGATGTATGCATAA
- a CDS encoding glutaredoxin domain-containing protein yields the protein MKLELFLKETCPFCCKVMNEIYTSGRTDVETHDVDVNQEDYNRLVREGGKYQVPCLFIDGKPMYESDDIIAWLKQNPQC from the coding sequence ATGAAACTGGAACTTTTCCTGAAAGAGACCTGCCCGTTCTGCTGCAAGGTCATGAACGAGATCTACACCAGCGGCAGGACAGACGTGGAGACCCACGATGTGGACGTAAACCAGGAGGACTACAACCGTCTGGTCAGAGAGGGCGGCAAGTATCAGGTCCCCTGCCTCTTCATCGACGGCAAACCCATGTACGAGAGCGATGACATCATCGCCTGGCTGAAACAGAATCCACAATGCTAA
- a CDS encoding hotdog fold domain-containing protein, with amino-acid sequence MTSLIRVRMSAKDAHYGGELVDGAHMVHLFGDVATELLIKLDGDEGLFCAYDNVEFLAPTYAGDYIEAYGEITKIGNTSRQMKFEARKVVVSRKDINDSAADFLEEPIVVCRATGTCVTPKEMKRK; translated from the coding sequence ATCACTTCATTAATCAGAGTCAGAATGTCCGCTAAGGATGCGCATTACGGCGGCGAGTTGGTAGACGGCGCTCACATGGTCCACCTGTTTGGCGACGTTGCTACTGAGCTTCTGATCAAACTGGACGGAGACGAGGGTCTGTTCTGCGCATACGACAATGTTGAGTTCCTGGCTCCCACCTATGCCGGCGACTACATCGAGGCTTATGGCGAGATTACCAAGATCGGAAACACTTCCCGTCAGATGAAGTTCGAAGCTCGCAAGGTCGTCGTCTCCAGAAAGGACATCAACGATTCCGCAGCTGACTTCCTGGAAGAGCCCATCGTTGTCTGCAGAGCTACCGGTACCTGCGTAACTCCGAAGGAAATGAAGAGAAAATAA
- a CDS encoding ClC family H(+)/Cl(-) exchange transporter produces the protein MKSKAEQSIERIKGIKYQLVIQSACIGVVAGIVVSGFRMILTKAEPLRGSVIAMAKDDHSMIPLLLLALAVCYLGAWLCLKIEPLCGGSGIPQVAGELKGKVYMTWWRVLLAKIIGASLAITGGLSLGREGPSIQIGAMVGKGFSRGARHIVSEEKLLITCGAAAGLAAAFNAPLAGAMFALEGLHKNFSTDILLGSLTASVSANFVAFYFFGLTPVFDLVMGRPLPLHLYWMLLLLGVVLGLFGVLYGRCIAWCQDLYGRLPGRSVRLLVPFLLVIPLAILLPEVLGGGNWLVRDTSDGRYALAALAVLLAVKFCFSIISFSSGAPGGIFMPLLVLGGLAGGLFFLLLNPLVGVENGMISNFVVFGMVGYFAAIVRSPVTGIILITEMAGDFNNFLALSVVALVAYITADLTGTLPIYEQLLQRILSGKGNYGMTHGQRDEKVMMESDVYIASHMDGNKIKSMKLPEGSLIVAVQRDQQEIVPRGDTRLAGGDKLTILCRQGDMEEVDRILEAMCRRECKR, from the coding sequence ATGAAAAGCAAAGCGGAACAATCGATTGAGAGAATCAAGGGTATCAAGTACCAGCTTGTCATCCAGAGTGCCTGCATCGGTGTAGTGGCAGGGATAGTGGTCTCCGGGTTCCGCATGATCCTGACGAAAGCAGAGCCTCTGAGAGGCTCTGTTATTGCTATGGCAAAGGACGACCACAGCATGATCCCCCTGCTCCTGTTGGCGCTGGCGGTGTGTTACCTGGGCGCATGGCTTTGTCTGAAGATCGAGCCTCTCTGCGGAGGCTCGGGAATCCCGCAGGTGGCCGGGGAACTGAAGGGTAAGGTGTATATGACATGGTGGCGTGTGTTGCTGGCCAAGATCATCGGCGCGAGCCTGGCCATCACCGGCGGGCTGTCTCTGGGGCGGGAGGGTCCCAGCATCCAGATCGGGGCCATGGTGGGAAAAGGGTTTTCCCGCGGGGCCCGGCACATCGTCTCAGAGGAGAAGCTGTTGATCACCTGCGGCGCTGCGGCGGGACTTGCGGCGGCCTTCAATGCCCCGTTGGCGGGCGCCATGTTCGCACTGGAGGGTTTGCACAAAAACTTTTCCACCGATATTCTGTTGGGGTCTCTGACTGCCTCGGTTTCGGCGAATTTTGTGGCCTTTTATTTCTTTGGGCTTACACCGGTATTTGATCTGGTAATGGGGCGGCCGCTGCCCTTGCATCTGTACTGGATGTTGTTGTTGCTCGGGGTGGTACTTGGGCTTTTCGGAGTTCTGTACGGACGGTGTATCGCCTGGTGCCAGGATCTTTACGGGCGGCTGCCCGGGAGGTCTGTGCGGCTTTTGGTGCCGTTCCTGCTGGTGATCCCTCTGGCGATCCTGCTGCCGGAGGTACTCGGTGGCGGCAACTGGCTTGTGAGAGATACTTCAGATGGGAGATACGCGCTGGCGGCATTGGCCGTGCTTCTGGCCGTCAAGTTCTGTTTTTCGATCATCAGTTTTTCCTCCGGTGCACCGGGCGGGATATTCATGCCTCTGCTGGTGCTTGGGGGACTGGCTGGAGGGCTGTTTTTCCTGCTTCTGAATCCACTGGTAGGTGTGGAGAATGGGATGATCAGCAATTTTGTGGTGTTCGGTATGGTGGGCTACTTCGCCGCCATCGTCCGTTCGCCGGTGACAGGGATCATCCTCATCACCGAGATGGCAGGGGATTTCAACAATTTCCTGGCTTTATCTGTGGTGGCGCTGGTGGCGTACATCACAGCAGATCTGACGGGGACGCTTCCTATCTATGAGCAGCTGCTGCAGCGCATCCTCTCCGGAAAGGGGAACTACGGGATGACACATGGGCAGCGGGATGAGAAGGTGATGATGGAGAGCGATGTCTACATTGCCAGCCACATGGACGGTAACAAGATCAAGAGCATGAAGCTGCCGGAGGGCAGTCTGATCGTAGCGGTGCAGCGGGACCAGCAGGAGATCGTTCCCCGTGGAGACACGCGTCTTGCCGGCGGGGACAAGCTGACCATTCTCTGCCGACAGGGGGACATGGAGGAAGTGGACAGGATCCTGGAGGCCATGTGCCGGAGAGAGTGCAAGAGATAG